A region from the Haloarcula limicola genome encodes:
- a CDS encoding 4-phosphopantoate--beta-alanine ligase, protein MSDEVEVPESHPRYESLLTRHRIERGVDRGITSRQGLIAQGRGEAYDYLLGERTIESADRAERAAAAHLLRADRAVISVNGNAAALVPGELVELAEATGAALEVNLFNRTEERMRAIAEFLREHGATEVLGLEADGRIPGLDHERGKVDADGIGAADVVLVPLEDGDRAKALGEMGKTELVVDLNPLSRSAQVATVPMIDNIVRAIPNVTDHARELRDDPDAQAEAIEAFDADEALSAAERAIREGE, encoded by the coding sequence ATGAGCGACGAGGTCGAGGTCCCCGAGAGCCACCCCCGCTACGAGTCGCTGCTGACTCGCCATCGCATCGAACGCGGCGTCGACCGCGGCATCACCTCCCGACAGGGGCTCATCGCGCAGGGTCGCGGTGAGGCCTACGACTACCTGCTGGGCGAGCGGACCATCGAGAGCGCCGACCGGGCCGAACGCGCCGCCGCCGCGCACCTCCTCCGAGCCGATCGCGCCGTAATTTCCGTCAACGGCAACGCGGCGGCGCTCGTCCCCGGCGAGCTCGTCGAACTGGCCGAGGCCACCGGCGCAGCGCTGGAGGTGAACCTGTTCAACCGGACCGAGGAGCGGATGAGGGCCATCGCCGAGTTCCTCCGCGAACACGGCGCGACCGAGGTGCTGGGACTCGAAGCCGACGGCCGCATCCCCGGCCTCGACCACGAGCGCGGCAAGGTCGACGCCGACGGCATCGGTGCCGCCGACGTGGTGCTGGTCCCGCTCGAAGACGGCGACCGGGCGAAGGCGCTGGGCGAGATGGGCAAGACGGAGCTGGTCGTCGACCTGAACCCCCTCAGTCGGTCGGCGCAGGTGGCGACGGTTCCGATGATCGACAACATCGTTCGGGCGATTCCGAACGTGACTGACCACGCGCGGGAACTCCGGGACGACCCGGACGCGCAGGCCGAAGCCATCGAGGCGTTCGACGCCGACGAGGCGCTCTCGGCCG